One genomic window of Pirellulales bacterium includes the following:
- a CDS encoding IS5/IS1182 family transposase — WLVRYRRHARDYERNTETSEAMIYIAMINLMSRPLTRHKYI, encoded by the coding sequence ATGGCTCGTCCGCTACCGCCGCCACGCCCGCGACTACGAACGCAACACCGAAACCAGCGAGGCCATGATCTACATCGCCATGATCAACCTCATGTCACGCCCCCTGACCCGACACAAATACATTTGA